One stretch of Prionailurus viverrinus isolate Anna chromosome C1, UM_Priviv_1.0, whole genome shotgun sequence DNA includes these proteins:
- the MUTYH gene encoding adenine DNA glycosylase isoform X2, with translation MKKPRTAVRSCRQKQASGHEGREKQVLSSSQVKPSTPDGLARRQKEVVLRASVSPYHLFRDTAEVTVFRENLLSWYDREKRDLPWRRRAEGEVDPDRRAYAVWVSEVMLQQTQVATVINYYTRWMQKWPTLQDLASASLEEVNQLWAGLGYYSRGRRLQEGAQKVVEELGGHVPHTAETLQKLLPGVGRYTAGAIASIAFGQATGVVDGNVVRVLCRVRAIGADSGSTFVSQQLWSLAQQLVDPARPGDFNQAAMELGATVCTPQHPRCSQCPVQSMCRAHQRVEREQLVASQSLPGSPDVEECAPSAGQCQLCAPPTEPWDQTLGVANFPRKASRRPPREECSATCVLEQPRALGGARILLVQRPKSGLLAGLWEFPSVTVEPSGQCQREALLRELQSWAGPLPATHLQHLGQVVHTFSHIKLTYQVYGLALEGQIPVTITPPGARWLTREEFHAAAVSTAMKKVFRVYEGQRPGTCKGSKRSQVSAPSTQRKPSPGQQVLDSFFRPHHPTDVSSLNSMAQ, from the exons ATGAAGAAGCCACGAACCGCTGTGAGGAGTTGTCGCCAGAAGCAGGCGTCTGGccatgagggaagggagaagcaggTCCTTAGCAGCAGCCAGGTCAAGCCTTCTACCCCTGATG GCTTGGCCAGGCGGCAGAAGGAGGTGGTATTACGGGCCTCTGTCTCCCCATACCATCTATTCAGAGACACAGCTGAGGTCACAGTCTTTCGGGAGAACCTTCTGAGCTGGTACGACCGAGAGAAACGGGACCTGCCCTGGAGAAGGCGG GCAGAGGGTGAGGTGGACCCTGACAGGCGGGCGTATGCTG tgTGGGTCTCAGAGGTCATGCTGCAGCAGACCCAGGTTGCCACGGTGATCAACTATTATACCCGATGGATGCAG AAGTGGCCAACGCTGCAGGACCTGGCCAGTGCATCCCTGGAG GAGGTGAACCAGCTCTGGGCTGGCCTGGGCTACTATTCTCGAGGCCGGCGGCTGCAGGAGGGAGCCCAGAAG GTGGTAGAAGAGCTAGGGGGCCATGTGCCACATACAGCAGAGACTCTGCAGAAGCTTCTGCCTGGCGTGGGGCGGTACACAGCTGGAGCTATTGCCTCCATTGCCTTTGGTCAG gcaacTGGTGTGGTAGATGGGAATGTAGTACGGGTGCTGTGCCGTGTCCGAGCCATTGGTGCTGATTCCGGAAGCACCTTTGTCTCCCAGCAGCTCTG GAGCTTAGCCCAGCAGCTGGTAGACCCAGCCCGGCCAGGGGACTTTAACCAAGCAGCCATGGAGCTGGGGGCCACAGTATGCACCCCACAGCACCCACGCTGCAGCCAGTGCCCTGTGCAGAGCATGTGCCGGGCACACCAGAGG GTGGAGCGGGAACAGCTCGTAGCCTCACAGAGCCTGCCAGGCAGTCCTGATGTGGAGGAGTGTG CTCCCAGCGCTGGACAGTGCCAGCTGTGTGCGCCTCCCACAGAGCCCTGGGACCAGACCCTGGGAGTGGCCAACTTTCCCAGAAAGGCCAGCCGGAGGCCCCCCAGGGAGGAGTGCTCTGCCACCTGTGTTCTGGAGCAGCCCAGGGCCCTTGGGGGTGCTCGAATTCTGCTGGTGCAGAGGCCTAAGTCAG GTCTGCTGGCAGGACTGTGGGAGTTCCCATCTGTGACTGTAGAGCCCTCAGGGCAATGTCAGCGTGAGGCCCTGCTGCGGGAACTGCAGAGTTGGGCTGGGCCCCTCCCAGCCACCCACCTCCAGCACCTTGGGCAG GTGGTCCACACCTTCTCTCACATCAAGCTGACATATCAAGTATATGGTTTGGCCCTGGAAGGGCAGATCCCAGTGACCATCACACCACCTGGAGCTCGCTGGCTGACCCGGGAGGAGTTTCACGCTGCAGCTGTTTCCACCGCCATGAAAAAG GTGTTCCGTGTGTACGAGGGCCAACGGCCGGGGACCTGCAAG GGTTCCAAAAGATCCCAGGTGTCTGCTCCATCCACGCAGAGAAAGCCCAGCCCAGGCCAGCAAGTCCTGGATAGTTTCTTTCGTCCCCACCACCCCACTGATGTATCCAGCCTCAACAGTATGGCACAGTGA
- the MUTYH gene encoding adenine DNA glycosylase isoform X3: protein MSIWRAIMKKPRTAVRSCRQKQASGHEGREKQVLSSSQVKPSTPDGLARRQKEVVLRASVSPYHLFRDTAEVTVFRENLLSWYDREKRDLPWRRRAEGEVDPDRRAYAEVANAAGPGQCIPGGGEPALGWPGLLFSRPAAAGGSPEDQADFWIPLCQATGVVDGNVVRVLCRVRAIGADSGSTFVSQQLWSLAQQLVDPARPGDFNQAAMELGATVCTPQHPRCSQCPVQSMCRAHQRVEREQLVASQSLPGSPDVEECAPSAGQCQLCAPPTEPWDQTLGVANFPRKASRRPPREECSATCVLEQPRALGGARILLVQRPKSGLLAGLWEFPSVTVEPSGQCQREALLRELQSWAGPLPATHLQHLGQVVHTFSHIKLTYQVYGLALEGQIPVTITPPGARWLTREEFHAAAVSTAMKKVFRVYEGQRPGTCKGSKRSQVSAPSTQRKPSPGQQVLDSFFRPHHPTDVSSLNSMAQ from the exons ATGAGCATCTGGAGA GCCATCATGAAGAAGCCACGAACCGCTGTGAGGAGTTGTCGCCAGAAGCAGGCGTCTGGccatgagggaagggagaagcaggTCCTTAGCAGCAGCCAGGTCAAGCCTTCTACCCCTGATG GCTTGGCCAGGCGGCAGAAGGAGGTGGTATTACGGGCCTCTGTCTCCCCATACCATCTATTCAGAGACACAGCTGAGGTCACAGTCTTTCGGGAGAACCTTCTGAGCTGGTACGACCGAGAGAAACGGGACCTGCCCTGGAGAAGGCGG GCAGAGGGTGAGGTGGACCCTGACAGGCGGGCGTATGCTG AAGTGGCCAACGCTGCAGGACCTGGCCAGTGCATCCCTGGAG GAGGTGAACCAGCTCTGGGCTGGCCTGGGCTACTATTCTCGAGGCCGGCGGCTGCAGGAGGGAGCCCAGAAG ACCAGGCTGACTTCTGgattcctctgtgccaggcaacTGGTGTGGTAGATGGGAATGTAGTACGGGTGCTGTGCCGTGTCCGAGCCATTGGTGCTGATTCCGGAAGCACCTTTGTCTCCCAGCAGCTCTG GAGCTTAGCCCAGCAGCTGGTAGACCCAGCCCGGCCAGGGGACTTTAACCAAGCAGCCATGGAGCTGGGGGCCACAGTATGCACCCCACAGCACCCACGCTGCAGCCAGTGCCCTGTGCAGAGCATGTGCCGGGCACACCAGAGG GTGGAGCGGGAACAGCTCGTAGCCTCACAGAGCCTGCCAGGCAGTCCTGATGTGGAGGAGTGTG CTCCCAGCGCTGGACAGTGCCAGCTGTGTGCGCCTCCCACAGAGCCCTGGGACCAGACCCTGGGAGTGGCCAACTTTCCCAGAAAGGCCAGCCGGAGGCCCCCCAGGGAGGAGTGCTCTGCCACCTGTGTTCTGGAGCAGCCCAGGGCCCTTGGGGGTGCTCGAATTCTGCTGGTGCAGAGGCCTAAGTCAG GTCTGCTGGCAGGACTGTGGGAGTTCCCATCTGTGACTGTAGAGCCCTCAGGGCAATGTCAGCGTGAGGCCCTGCTGCGGGAACTGCAGAGTTGGGCTGGGCCCCTCCCAGCCACCCACCTCCAGCACCTTGGGCAG GTGGTCCACACCTTCTCTCACATCAAGCTGACATATCAAGTATATGGTTTGGCCCTGGAAGGGCAGATCCCAGTGACCATCACACCACCTGGAGCTCGCTGGCTGACCCGGGAGGAGTTTCACGCTGCAGCTGTTTCCACCGCCATGAAAAAG GTGTTCCGTGTGTACGAGGGCCAACGGCCGGGGACCTGCAAG GGTTCCAAAAGATCCCAGGTGTCTGCTCCATCCACGCAGAGAAAGCCCAGCCCAGGCCAGCAAGTCCTGGATAGTTTCTTTCGTCCCCACCACCCCACTGATGTATCCAGCCTCAACAGTATGGCACAGTGA
- the HPDL gene encoding 4-hydroxyphenylpyruvate dioxygenase-like protein, translated as MAASARRLCHIAFHVPAGQPLAQDLQLLFGFQPLAVREADGWRQLALRSGDAVFLVNEGAGPQEPLYGLDPRHAVPSATNLCFDVVDTGAAARALVARGCSVPIPPVSVRDSQGTATYAVVRSPVGNLSLTLLERAGFGGPFLPGFRPVPCATRPGWVSHVDHLTLACTCGSSPTLMRWFHDCLDFRHLPLSPDEDPELGFEVTAGSGPGGLKLTALQTTPGSAAPTLVLAESLPGAASGQDQVEQFLARHRGPGLQHVGLYTPNIIEATERVAVAGGQLLAPPEAYYQQPGKERQILAAGHEPSRLARQGILLDGDEGKFLLQVFTKSLFPEDTFFLELIQRQGATGFGQGNIRALWQSVQEEQASRNQET; from the coding sequence ATGGCCGCGTCCGCCCGTCGTCTGTGCCACATCGCTTTCCACGTGCCCGCGGGGCAGCCCCTTGCCCAAGATCTGCAGCTTCTCTTCGGGTTCCAGCCCCTGGCGGTGCGGGAAGCAGACGGCTGGCGGCAGTTGGCCCTGCGCAGCGGCGACGCGGTCTTTTTGGTGAACGAGGGCGCTgggccccaggagcccctgtacgGCCTGGACCCACGTCATGCTGTGCCCAGCGCCACCAACCTGTGTTTCGACGTGGTGGATACGGGCGCTGCCGCCCGGGCGTTGGTTGCGCGGGGCTGCAGCGTGCCGATTCCCCCTGTTAGCGTGCGGGATTCTCAGGGCACAGCCACCTATGCGGTGGTCAGATCACCTGTGGGCAACCTTAGCCTGACTCTGCTGGAGCGCGCCGGCTTCGGAGGGCCTTTCCTGCCGGGCTTCAGGCCTGTGCCCTGTGCAACCCGCCCAGGCTGGGTCAGCCACGTGGACCACCTGACCCTGGCCTGCACCTGTGGCAGCTCCCCCACATTGATGCGCTGGTTCCACGACTGCCTAGACTTTCGCCACCTGCCACTGAGCCCAGATGAGGATCCGGAGCTGGGCTTCGAGGTGACAGCAGGATCTGGGCCAGGGGGACTGAAGCTCACCGCCCTGCAGACCACGCCAGGCAGCGCTGCCCCCACCCTTGTACTGGCTGAGTCCCTGCCAGGGGCTGCCAGTGGACAGGACCAGGTGGAGCAGTTCCTGGCCCGGCACAGGGGACCAGGACTGCAGCACGTGGGGCTGTACACGCCGAACATAATAGAAGCCACTGAACGGGTAGCAGTGGCGGGGGGCCAGCTCCTGGCTCCTCCTGAGGCATACTACCAGCAGCCGGGCAAGGAAAGGCAAATCCTAGCTGCTGGGCATGAGCCTAGCCGGCTAGCCCGACAGGGGATCCTGCTAGATGGCGATGAAGGCAAGTTTCTGCTTCAAGTCTTCACCAAGTCTCTCTTTCCAGAGGACACCTTCTTCCTGGAGCTGATTCAGAGGCAGGGGGCGACAGGCTTTGGCCAGGGCAACATCCGGGCCCTGTGGCAGTCGGTGCAGGAGGAGCAAGCCTCCAGGAACCAAGAAACCTGA
- the MUTYH gene encoding adenine DNA glycosylase isoform X1, giving the protein MSIWRAIMKKPRTAVRSCRQKQASGHEGREKQVLSSSQVKPSTPDGLARRQKEVVLRASVSPYHLFRDTAEVTVFRENLLSWYDREKRDLPWRRRAEGEVDPDRRAYAVWVSEVMLQQTQVATVINYYTRWMQKWPTLQDLASASLEEVNQLWAGLGYYSRGRRLQEGAQKVVEELGGHVPHTAETLQKLLPGVGRYTAGAIASIAFGQATGVVDGNVVRVLCRVRAIGADSGSTFVSQQLWSLAQQLVDPARPGDFNQAAMELGATVCTPQHPRCSQCPVQSMCRAHQRVEREQLVASQSLPGSPDVEECAPSAGQCQLCAPPTEPWDQTLGVANFPRKASRRPPREECSATCVLEQPRALGGARILLVQRPKSGLLAGLWEFPSVTVEPSGQCQREALLRELQSWAGPLPATHLQHLGQVVHTFSHIKLTYQVYGLALEGQIPVTITPPGARWLTREEFHAAAVSTAMKKVFRVYEGQRPGTCKGSKRSQVSAPSTQRKPSPGQQVLDSFFRPHHPTDVSSLNSMAQ; this is encoded by the exons ATGAGCATCTGGAGA GCCATCATGAAGAAGCCACGAACCGCTGTGAGGAGTTGTCGCCAGAAGCAGGCGTCTGGccatgagggaagggagaagcaggTCCTTAGCAGCAGCCAGGTCAAGCCTTCTACCCCTGATG GCTTGGCCAGGCGGCAGAAGGAGGTGGTATTACGGGCCTCTGTCTCCCCATACCATCTATTCAGAGACACAGCTGAGGTCACAGTCTTTCGGGAGAACCTTCTGAGCTGGTACGACCGAGAGAAACGGGACCTGCCCTGGAGAAGGCGG GCAGAGGGTGAGGTGGACCCTGACAGGCGGGCGTATGCTG tgTGGGTCTCAGAGGTCATGCTGCAGCAGACCCAGGTTGCCACGGTGATCAACTATTATACCCGATGGATGCAG AAGTGGCCAACGCTGCAGGACCTGGCCAGTGCATCCCTGGAG GAGGTGAACCAGCTCTGGGCTGGCCTGGGCTACTATTCTCGAGGCCGGCGGCTGCAGGAGGGAGCCCAGAAG GTGGTAGAAGAGCTAGGGGGCCATGTGCCACATACAGCAGAGACTCTGCAGAAGCTTCTGCCTGGCGTGGGGCGGTACACAGCTGGAGCTATTGCCTCCATTGCCTTTGGTCAG gcaacTGGTGTGGTAGATGGGAATGTAGTACGGGTGCTGTGCCGTGTCCGAGCCATTGGTGCTGATTCCGGAAGCACCTTTGTCTCCCAGCAGCTCTG GAGCTTAGCCCAGCAGCTGGTAGACCCAGCCCGGCCAGGGGACTTTAACCAAGCAGCCATGGAGCTGGGGGCCACAGTATGCACCCCACAGCACCCACGCTGCAGCCAGTGCCCTGTGCAGAGCATGTGCCGGGCACACCAGAGG GTGGAGCGGGAACAGCTCGTAGCCTCACAGAGCCTGCCAGGCAGTCCTGATGTGGAGGAGTGTG CTCCCAGCGCTGGACAGTGCCAGCTGTGTGCGCCTCCCACAGAGCCCTGGGACCAGACCCTGGGAGTGGCCAACTTTCCCAGAAAGGCCAGCCGGAGGCCCCCCAGGGAGGAGTGCTCTGCCACCTGTGTTCTGGAGCAGCCCAGGGCCCTTGGGGGTGCTCGAATTCTGCTGGTGCAGAGGCCTAAGTCAG GTCTGCTGGCAGGACTGTGGGAGTTCCCATCTGTGACTGTAGAGCCCTCAGGGCAATGTCAGCGTGAGGCCCTGCTGCGGGAACTGCAGAGTTGGGCTGGGCCCCTCCCAGCCACCCACCTCCAGCACCTTGGGCAG GTGGTCCACACCTTCTCTCACATCAAGCTGACATATCAAGTATATGGTTTGGCCCTGGAAGGGCAGATCCCAGTGACCATCACACCACCTGGAGCTCGCTGGCTGACCCGGGAGGAGTTTCACGCTGCAGCTGTTTCCACCGCCATGAAAAAG GTGTTCCGTGTGTACGAGGGCCAACGGCCGGGGACCTGCAAG GGTTCCAAAAGATCCCAGGTGTCTGCTCCATCCACGCAGAGAAAGCCCAGCCCAGGCCAGCAAGTCCTGGATAGTTTCTTTCGTCCCCACCACCCCACTGATGTATCCAGCCTCAACAGTATGGCACAGTGA
- the MUTYH gene encoding adenine DNA glycosylase isoform X4 produces the protein MLVSASPENRAALPGCPLVWGVGAVGWEQGSSAVPSCQPLSPSVGLRGHAAADPGCHGDQLLYPMDAEVANAAGPGQCIPGGGEPALGWPGLLFSRPAAAGGSPEDQADFWIPLCQATGVVDGNVVRVLCRVRAIGADSGSTFVSQQLWSLAQQLVDPARPGDFNQAAMELGATVCTPQHPRCSQCPVQSMCRAHQRVEREQLVASQSLPGSPDVEECAPSAGQCQLCAPPTEPWDQTLGVANFPRKASRRPPREECSATCVLEQPRALGGARILLVQRPKSGLLAGLWEFPSVTVEPSGQCQREALLRELQSWAGPLPATHLQHLGQVVHTFSHIKLTYQVYGLALEGQIPVTITPPGARWLTREEFHAAAVSTAMKKVFRVYEGQRPGTCKGSKRSQVSAPSTQRKPSPGQQVLDSFFRPHHPTDVSSLNSMAQ, from the exons ATGCTGGTGAGTGCATCTCCTGAGAACAGGGCTGCTTTGCCTGGATGCCCACTGGTCTGGGGTGTAGGGGCtgtgggctgggagcagggcaGCTCAGCAGTGCCCTCATGccaacccctctcccccagtgTGGGTCTCAGAGGTCATGCTGCAGCAGACCCAGGTTGCCACGGTGATCAACTATTATACCCGATGGATGCAG AAGTGGCCAACGCTGCAGGACCTGGCCAGTGCATCCCTGGAG GAGGTGAACCAGCTCTGGGCTGGCCTGGGCTACTATTCTCGAGGCCGGCGGCTGCAGGAGGGAGCCCAGAAG ACCAGGCTGACTTCTGgattcctctgtgccaggcaacTGGTGTGGTAGATGGGAATGTAGTACGGGTGCTGTGCCGTGTCCGAGCCATTGGTGCTGATTCCGGAAGCACCTTTGTCTCCCAGCAGCTCTG GAGCTTAGCCCAGCAGCTGGTAGACCCAGCCCGGCCAGGGGACTTTAACCAAGCAGCCATGGAGCTGGGGGCCACAGTATGCACCCCACAGCACCCACGCTGCAGCCAGTGCCCTGTGCAGAGCATGTGCCGGGCACACCAGAGG GTGGAGCGGGAACAGCTCGTAGCCTCACAGAGCCTGCCAGGCAGTCCTGATGTGGAGGAGTGTG CTCCCAGCGCTGGACAGTGCCAGCTGTGTGCGCCTCCCACAGAGCCCTGGGACCAGACCCTGGGAGTGGCCAACTTTCCCAGAAAGGCCAGCCGGAGGCCCCCCAGGGAGGAGTGCTCTGCCACCTGTGTTCTGGAGCAGCCCAGGGCCCTTGGGGGTGCTCGAATTCTGCTGGTGCAGAGGCCTAAGTCAG GTCTGCTGGCAGGACTGTGGGAGTTCCCATCTGTGACTGTAGAGCCCTCAGGGCAATGTCAGCGTGAGGCCCTGCTGCGGGAACTGCAGAGTTGGGCTGGGCCCCTCCCAGCCACCCACCTCCAGCACCTTGGGCAG GTGGTCCACACCTTCTCTCACATCAAGCTGACATATCAAGTATATGGTTTGGCCCTGGAAGGGCAGATCCCAGTGACCATCACACCACCTGGAGCTCGCTGGCTGACCCGGGAGGAGTTTCACGCTGCAGCTGTTTCCACCGCCATGAAAAAG GTGTTCCGTGTGTACGAGGGCCAACGGCCGGGGACCTGCAAG GGTTCCAAAAGATCCCAGGTGTCTGCTCCATCCACGCAGAGAAAGCCCAGCCCAGGCCAGCAAGTCCTGGATAGTTTCTTTCGTCCCCACCACCCCACTGATGTATCCAGCCTCAACAGTATGGCACAGTGA
- the MUTYH gene encoding adenine DNA glycosylase isoform X5, which translates to MSIWRAIMKKPRTAVRSCRQKQASGHEGREKQVLSSSQVKPSTPDGTMPKFPEAPAGLARRQKEVVLRASVSPYHLFRDTAEVTVFRENLLSWYDREKRDLPWRRRAEGEVDPDRRAYAVWVSEVMLQQTQVATVINYYTRWMQKWPTLQDLASASLEEVNQLWAGLGYYSRGRRLQEGAQKVVEELGGHVPHTAETLQKLLPGVGRYTAGAIASIAFGQATGVVDGNVVRVLCRVRAIGADSGSTFVSQQLWSLAQQLVDPARPGDFNQAAMELGATVCTPQHPRCSQCPVQSMCRAHQRVEREQLVASQSLPGSPDVEECAPSAGQCQLCAPPTEPWDQTLGVANFPRKASRRPPREECSATCVLEQPRALGGARILLVQRPKSGLLAGLWEFPSVTVEPSGQCQREALLRELQSWAGPLPATHLQHLGQVVHTFSHIKLTYQVYGLALEGQIPVTITPPGARWLTREEFHAAAVSTAMKKVFRVYEGQRPGTCKGSKRSQVSAPSTQRKPSPGQQVLDSFFRPHHPTDVSSLNSMAQ; encoded by the exons ATGAGCATCTGGAGA GCCATCATGAAGAAGCCACGAACCGCTGTGAGGAGTTGTCGCCAGAAGCAGGCGTCTGGccatgagggaagggagaagcaggTCCTTAGCAGCAGCCAGGTCAAGCCTTCTACCCCTGATG GAACTATGCCTAAGTTTCCTGAGGCCCCAGCAGGCTTGGCCAGGCGGCAGAAGGAGGTGGTATTACGGGCCTCTGTCTCCCCATACCATCTATTCAGAGACACAGCTGAGGTCACAGTCTTTCGGGAGAACCTTCTGAGCTGGTACGACCGAGAGAAACGGGACCTGCCCTGGAGAAGGCGG GCAGAGGGTGAGGTGGACCCTGACAGGCGGGCGTATGCTG tgTGGGTCTCAGAGGTCATGCTGCAGCAGACCCAGGTTGCCACGGTGATCAACTATTATACCCGATGGATGCAG AAGTGGCCAACGCTGCAGGACCTGGCCAGTGCATCCCTGGAG GAGGTGAACCAGCTCTGGGCTGGCCTGGGCTACTATTCTCGAGGCCGGCGGCTGCAGGAGGGAGCCCAGAAG GTGGTAGAAGAGCTAGGGGGCCATGTGCCACATACAGCAGAGACTCTGCAGAAGCTTCTGCCTGGCGTGGGGCGGTACACAGCTGGAGCTATTGCCTCCATTGCCTTTGGTCAG gcaacTGGTGTGGTAGATGGGAATGTAGTACGGGTGCTGTGCCGTGTCCGAGCCATTGGTGCTGATTCCGGAAGCACCTTTGTCTCCCAGCAGCTCTG GAGCTTAGCCCAGCAGCTGGTAGACCCAGCCCGGCCAGGGGACTTTAACCAAGCAGCCATGGAGCTGGGGGCCACAGTATGCACCCCACAGCACCCACGCTGCAGCCAGTGCCCTGTGCAGAGCATGTGCCGGGCACACCAGAGG GTGGAGCGGGAACAGCTCGTAGCCTCACAGAGCCTGCCAGGCAGTCCTGATGTGGAGGAGTGTG CTCCCAGCGCTGGACAGTGCCAGCTGTGTGCGCCTCCCACAGAGCCCTGGGACCAGACCCTGGGAGTGGCCAACTTTCCCAGAAAGGCCAGCCGGAGGCCCCCCAGGGAGGAGTGCTCTGCCACCTGTGTTCTGGAGCAGCCCAGGGCCCTTGGGGGTGCTCGAATTCTGCTGGTGCAGAGGCCTAAGTCAG GTCTGCTGGCAGGACTGTGGGAGTTCCCATCTGTGACTGTAGAGCCCTCAGGGCAATGTCAGCGTGAGGCCCTGCTGCGGGAACTGCAGAGTTGGGCTGGGCCCCTCCCAGCCACCCACCTCCAGCACCTTGGGCAG GTGGTCCACACCTTCTCTCACATCAAGCTGACATATCAAGTATATGGTTTGGCCCTGGAAGGGCAGATCCCAGTGACCATCACACCACCTGGAGCTCGCTGGCTGACCCGGGAGGAGTTTCACGCTGCAGCTGTTTCCACCGCCATGAAAAAG GTGTTCCGTGTGTACGAGGGCCAACGGCCGGGGACCTGCAAG GGTTCCAAAAGATCCCAGGTGTCTGCTCCATCCACGCAGAGAAAGCCCAGCCCAGGCCAGCAAGTCCTGGATAGTTTCTTTCGTCCCCACCACCCCACTGATGTATCCAGCCTCAACAGTATGGCACAGTGA